The nucleotide sequence CAGGTTTTACTTTAAAGAAATCCCGTAAGGCTATGTCTGCCGGAAGCAGAGAATTCATTTTAAACTGAAAAACTTCCTTTTCAAGATTGTTATCGGTATCAAAATGCGCAAAGATTTGTTTAGCATGCACGCCGGCATCTGTTCTTCCTGCGCCAATAATAGCTGTTTTTTGTTGAAAAACAACCGAAAGTGCTCGTTCTATTTCTTCCTGAACCGAAATCGCGTTTGGCTGATTTTGCCATCCGTGATAAGCCTTCCCAAAGTATGCCAGTTCTAAAAAATACCTCAACCGAGTTCTTTATTTTTATATTTGCGAACTGCAAAGATAAGGCATTTATTAGAAGCTTAAATCCTTTGAAGGCATAGGTTTCAAAATGATTCTATAAACAAAAACAATCCCGATTTGAAAAAAATATTGCTGTTAAGCGACACCCACAGTCATATTGACGATAGAATTCTACATTACGCCGCCGAAGCCGATGAAATATGGCACGCCGGCGATATTGGCATAACCGATATTACCGATGAATTAAAAAAAGTAAAACCCTTAAGGGCCGTTTATGGCAATATAGATGATGCAGAAATAAGAAAGGAATTCCCACTTCACCAACGCTTTAATTGTGAAGGCGTGGATGTTTGGATTACCCATATTGGCGGTTACCCGGGCAAATATTCGCCCGCGATTAGGGAAGAAATTAAAAGAAATCCGCCAAAACTATTTATTAGCGGTCATTCTCACATTTTAAAAGTAATGAACGATAAAAGCCTGGGATTACTTCATATGAATCCGGGCGCAGCAGGAAAGCAGGGATTTCATAAGAAACGTACGATGCTTAGATTTAAAATTGATGCTGGAGAAATTAAAGATTTAGAGGTCATAGAATTGAAAAGTAAGTAGGCAGTTTAGAGTCTGCGGTTTCAGTAGACAGTTAAAATTGCTCGTTATTGCAATGGAGGCACAACTGAAGTAATCTTTCGATTAACTCACGAACTATCAAAAAAGGAAAGCTATACTTAAACAACAGATTGCCTCGTCATAATTCTCCCAGATTCAAATTTTTTCTCGCAATGACGAAACGACAATTACACTAAAAACATTCCTGAATAAGTCACGAGTGTGTTTTTTAGCCTCATTGCGATCCCGATTTTTATCGGGCGAAGCAATCTGTTCAGTTATTTCCATATCTAAAGTTTACCACACTCCTATTTGGCTCGTAATGAGGCTAAGAATCAAAGATCCGTGAATTCGTAGCGATGTAATAATGATTCAACTATACTTATAAAAACTAAAAAACCCGAAGCTTTCACTTCGGGTTTTCACGCACTAATACTACTAAGATGATAGGCTTATCGTAATCGGTCCACAGATTTTACGAGATCTTCGTCCTTTTTAATGGCCTTATTGGCCAAAACAAGAAAAACGATAGAAATGATTGGAAGAAACATCCCAATACCCTTCTCTGAAATATCCATTTCTCCAGGTAAACTTAGCGACCAATAAACAAACACTCCTAGTAAAAAAAAGTTTAATAAGATATTTAGACGCCCCAATACAAATTGAAGCTTTCTATTTTTGAACATAAAAATACTCACCAAAGATAATAAAGCTGAAGCTAGAAATGCAATAAAAACCATAAGATAATCTTGCGCATACATAGCAACTCCTTCTGCATTTTCCCAAAGAGAGAAAGCAAAGATCAGCCCGCCACTAGCAATAACGGCGATAAGTAAATATATAGTTTGGATTCTTTGTAGCATATCTTCTGGTGAAATTCGCGAACAAAAATAAAGATTCTTTTTAGAATTGCTATTCAAAATATTAAAATAAAGTTGTATACTTGCAGGAACATTTCGTAACCAATTCAAAACAGGTTACTTAAGTCTCCAAATTTTTTTCGATTCTTCCTCGCGAAGTTTAACAATCAACCCAAACACAAATTTATTTTTAATTATCCATGTTTGAAATTTCAGAATTAAAAGCTAAAAAGCTTCCTGAGTTGCAGGATATCGCTAAATCTTTAAATGTCCCAAAATTCAGGACCTTAAAAAAATTAGATCTGGTATATCAAATCCTGGACTATCAGGCTGCCAACCCCAAAAAGGCAAAAGAAGCACTTACAGACGACACAAAAAAGGAGGAGTCTCCAAAAAGTGAGGCGACTGCTAAAACTTCAGAAAAACCACAGGCTAAAAAAGGTGGGAAAATAGGAAGTAACAAAAAACCACCAAGGGCTGCTGCAACGGCGGAGACCAAAGATTCGCGCCCGGCAAAAAAGGAAAGTAATTCTCCTAAAAAAGAAGAAGCATCTTCAAAGTCAGGGGAAAATAAAAAGCCGGAGCAAAAGCAAAGGGACACAAGAGATGATAATTCTTCTAAAAATCAGAAGAACAATCCTCGTGAGCACAAAAAAGATACGCGCAATAAAAATAACGGAGGCCGCGATAGCGGAAACCGTGATAGCCGCAATCGCTACCGCGAACCAGATTACGAGTTTGATGCGATTATTGAAAGTGAAGGTGTACTGGACATTATGCAGGACAACTACGGTTTCCTAAGATCTTCAGATTACAATTACCTTACTTCTCCAGATGATATTTATGTTTCCCAGTCGCAAATTCGTTTATTCGGTTTAAAAACCGGAGACACCGTATTAGGGCAAATAAGACCACCAAAAGAAGGTGAGAAATATTTCCCATTAATCAAGATCAATAAAATTAACGGATTAGACCCACAGGTAGTGAGAGACCGTGTTTCTTTTGAGCACTTAACTCCACTTTTCCCAAAGGAAAAATTCAATATAGCCGAAAAACAAAGCAGTTTATCTACCCGTATCATGGATCTCTTTTCCCCTATTGGAAAAGGCCAGCGTGGTATGATTGTTTCCCAGCCTAAAACTGGTAAAACAATGTTGCTTAAAGATATTGCCAACGCAATTGCAGCAAACCATCCCGAGGTTTATCAAATAGTTCTCCTTATTGATGAACGTCCTGAAGAGGTTACCGATATGCAACGTAATGTACGCGGGGAAGTAGTAGCTTCTACTTTTGATAAAGAAGCACACGAACACGTACGAGTTGCGAATATCGTTTTAGAAAAAGCAAAGCGTTTGGTAGAATGTGGTCACGATGTTGTGATTCTTTTAGATTCTATTACTCGTTTGGCTCGTGCATACAACACCGTACAACCTGCAAGTGGTAAAGTATTAAGTGGTGGTGTAGACGCTAATGCACTACACAAACCAAAACGTTTCTTTGGTGCCGCCCGTAATATTGAGAACGGAGGTTCTTTATCAATAATCGCTACCGCCCTTACCGATACCGGCTCTAAAATGGACGAAGTGATCTTTGAAGAATTTAAGGGGACAGGAAATATGGAACTGCAATTGGATAGAAAAATTGCAAACCGTAGAATTTTCCCTGCGATTGATCTTACTTCTTCAAGTACACGTCGTGACGACTTATTACTTGATGAAAACACGATACAAAGAATGTGGGTGTTGCGTAAATATCTTGCCGATATGAATCCTATAGAAGCTATGGAATTTATTAACGACAGGATTAAACAAACCAAAAATAATGAAGAGTTTTTAATCTCTATGAACGGGTAAAAACTTCTTTAGTTATAAATTGAAAAAATCCGGAAGCTTTAAGTTTCCGGATTTTTTTTATGATTCATTTTAATAGATAAGGACTCTGCTCCTATTCATTTCCAATCAGAAAAAGCTTCTCACCCGGCGAATTTTCATCGTTTTTTGGTATAAAAAAGATTTAAGGTAAAAAGTTCCTAAAATCGTCATGCTGAATTTATTTCAGAGGTTAAAAAGTCGATAATCAGAACGAGTTAGAAGCTGAAACAAGTTCAGCTTGACAAAAGTATACTTGTGAGACAACTCCACTTCTTAGAGCGGGAGACCGGGTTTCCCGATATTACGCCCTATCGGGCTTCAATCGGGAC is from Salegentibacter mishustinae and encodes:
- a CDS encoding metallophosphoesterase family protein, coding for MKKILLLSDTHSHIDDRILHYAAEADEIWHAGDIGITDITDELKKVKPLRAVYGNIDDAEIRKEFPLHQRFNCEGVDVWITHIGGYPGKYSPAIREEIKRNPPKLFISGHSHILKVMNDKSLGLLHMNPGAAGKQGFHKKRTMLRFKIDAGEIKDLEVIELKSK
- a CDS encoding DUF4293 domain-containing protein; amino-acid sequence: MLQRIQTIYLLIAVIASGGLIFAFSLWENAEGVAMYAQDYLMVFIAFLASALLSLVSIFMFKNRKLQFVLGRLNILLNFFLLGVFVYWSLSLPGEMDISEKGIGMFLPIISIVFLVLANKAIKKDEDLVKSVDRLR
- the rho gene encoding transcription termination factor Rho translates to MFEISELKAKKLPELQDIAKSLNVPKFRTLKKLDLVYQILDYQAANPKKAKEALTDDTKKEESPKSEATAKTSEKPQAKKGGKIGSNKKPPRAAATAETKDSRPAKKESNSPKKEEASSKSGENKKPEQKQRDTRDDNSSKNQKNNPREHKKDTRNKNNGGRDSGNRDSRNRYREPDYEFDAIIESEGVLDIMQDNYGFLRSSDYNYLTSPDDIYVSQSQIRLFGLKTGDTVLGQIRPPKEGEKYFPLIKINKINGLDPQVVRDRVSFEHLTPLFPKEKFNIAEKQSSLSTRIMDLFSPIGKGQRGMIVSQPKTGKTMLLKDIANAIAANHPEVYQIVLLIDERPEEVTDMQRNVRGEVVASTFDKEAHEHVRVANIVLEKAKRLVECGHDVVILLDSITRLARAYNTVQPASGKVLSGGVDANALHKPKRFFGAARNIENGGSLSIIATALTDTGSKMDEVIFEEFKGTGNMELQLDRKIANRRIFPAIDLTSSSTRRDDLLLDENTIQRMWVLRKYLADMNPIEAMEFINDRIKQTKNNEEFLISMNG